Proteins encoded together in one Chitinophaga varians window:
- a CDS encoding cytochrome P460 family protein: MKKIRLMIALLGTGFLVLQFLGPDKPASVPAPNLSGIPEEVNAIIRNSCFDCHSSQTTLQWYDKLSPANLLVYDHIQKGRKALDFSKWDSLAPAAQSGILFYSLNKILENEMPLPSYTTVHPTKKISDGDIQVLKNFLVARTLSRPAANKARPQLTGSAGSQDAPSRLPVRPAPNGIEYLPDYRNWKVISITDRFDNGTMRIIYGNEVAVKAIRECKTNPWPDGSIFAKAAWKQQTNADGSITAGDFVQVEFMIKDAQKYASTAGWGWARWLGTGLKPYGEKAVFTTECVSCHSPRKDNDYVFTTPFTFKN, translated from the coding sequence ATGAAAAAAATACGTCTGATGATAGCCCTGTTAGGAACAGGCTTCCTTGTACTACAGTTTTTGGGTCCGGACAAACCAGCATCCGTACCAGCTCCTAATCTCTCCGGGATACCGGAAGAAGTAAATGCCATTATCCGCAATTCCTGTTTCGATTGCCATTCGTCTCAAACAACACTGCAATGGTATGACAAGCTGTCACCGGCCAACCTCCTGGTATATGACCATATACAAAAAGGCCGCAAAGCATTGGATTTTTCGAAGTGGGATTCATTGGCTCCTGCAGCACAGAGTGGAATATTATTTTATTCTCTGAACAAAATCCTTGAAAATGAAATGCCTTTGCCGTCCTATACAACGGTACATCCAACCAAAAAAATCTCTGACGGGGATATTCAGGTATTAAAGAATTTTTTGGTTGCCAGAACATTGTCCAGGCCGGCAGCGAATAAAGCGCGTCCCCAACTCACCGGTTCTGCCGGCAGCCAGGATGCCCCCTCCCGATTGCCTGTCCGGCCTGCGCCCAATGGCATAGAATACCTGCCTGATTACCGTAACTGGAAAGTAATAAGCATAACAGACCGGTTCGATAACGGCACCATGCGGATTATTTATGGGAATGAAGTCGCGGTTAAAGCAATCCGGGAATGTAAAACAAATCCATGGCCGGACGGAAGCATCTTTGCCAAAGCAGCCTGGAAGCAACAAACCAATGCAGACGGTAGTATCACGGCAGGAGATTTTGTACAGGTTGAATTTATGATTAAAGATGCTCAGAAATATGCATCCACAGCCGGTTGGGGATGGGCCAGGTGGCTGGGGACCGGCCTGAAGCCCTATGGTGAAAAAGCGGTGTTTACAACGGAATGTGTCTCATGTCATAGTCCAAGAAAGGACAACGACTATGTATTTACCACTCCTTTTACTTTTAAAAACTGA
- a CDS encoding cytochrome P460 family protein, with the protein MKYIIYMLVLISIAGCRFRSENKPALNREASLTQLGDLPENPFLLYAITSAIYPKDSITTVLYGNASAYAYAAMNTDGHYPAGAVLYEVTWKQQPDRQWFGANIPQTIQKTERVEVISTNKTRYTCFQGKIPRKVERSTDEAERTTFILGQKIAVSP; encoded by the coding sequence ATGAAATACATTATTTATATGCTTGTTCTTATATCGATAGCTGGTTGCCGTTTCCGCTCCGAAAACAAACCGGCATTAAACAGGGAAGCATCTCTCACGCAGCTGGGAGATCTGCCTGAAAACCCGTTTTTGCTCTATGCTATCACCAGTGCCATCTATCCCAAAGACAGCATAACAACTGTGCTGTATGGCAATGCTTCAGCATATGCTTATGCAGCCATGAACACAGACGGACATTATCCGGCAGGGGCTGTACTATACGAAGTTACCTGGAAACAGCAGCCAGACCGGCAATGGTTTGGTGCCAATATCCCTCAGACGATCCAAAAAACAGAACGTGTGGAGGTCATTTCAACAAATAAAACCCGTTATACATGCTTCCAGGGCAAGATTCCCCGGAAAGTGGAGCGCAGCACGGACGAAGCGGAAAGAACAACATTTATCCTCGGTCAGAAAATAGCCGTAAGTCCATAA
- a CDS encoding MBL fold metallo-hydrolase has product MAQDKSRREWLKQSGLAVAGFPLLSKMPYLSEDKPKNMKHYICVTCGVQYDATADAPAHCPICEDERQYVNPAGQSWTTFDQLQKRHKNIIELIAPGLYAIYTTPDFGIGQRAHLLVTPNGNILWDCVAHLDASTIDIIQRLGGIRAIAISHPHYFSTIVEWSHAFGQVPVHVHNLDVSWLGRHDEVIKLWDGMTLDLWDDMKLILCGGHFPGANVLYSPAGKGMLLVGDVIQVSTDRKTMSFMYSYPNNIPLSAAEVKVIDDAVAPYAYDAMYGAFGKYVLTGAKEAMDFSVKRYVRHIG; this is encoded by the coding sequence ATGGCACAAGACAAATCAAGACGGGAGTGGCTTAAACAAAGCGGACTGGCAGTGGCAGGATTCCCGCTTTTATCTAAAATGCCCTACCTTTCTGAGGACAAACCGAAAAATATGAAACATTATATCTGTGTGACCTGTGGCGTGCAGTACGATGCCACGGCTGATGCGCCGGCACACTGCCCGATTTGCGAAGACGAACGCCAGTACGTGAATCCGGCCGGACAAAGCTGGACCACCTTTGACCAGTTGCAGAAGAGACATAAAAATATCATAGAGCTGATAGCGCCCGGGCTGTATGCCATCTATACCACGCCTGATTTTGGCATCGGACAGAGGGCCCACCTGCTGGTGACGCCCAACGGCAATATCCTGTGGGACTGTGTGGCTCACCTTGACGCCTCTACGATAGATATCATACAGCGGTTGGGTGGTATACGTGCGATTGCTATTTCGCACCCGCATTATTTTTCCACTATCGTGGAATGGAGCCATGCTTTCGGCCAGGTGCCCGTACATGTGCACAACCTGGATGTTTCCTGGCTGGGACGGCATGACGAGGTGATCAAACTGTGGGACGGCATGACGCTGGACCTGTGGGACGATATGAAGCTGATACTGTGTGGTGGTCATTTCCCCGGAGCGAACGTGTTGTATAGTCCGGCTGGCAAGGGGATGTTGTTGGTAGGTGATGTAATCCAGGTATCTACTGACAGGAAGACCATGTCGTTTATGTATAGTTATCCTAATAATATTCCGTTGTCAGCTGCGGAGGTAAAAGTGATTGACGATGCGGTGGCGCCGTACGCCTATGATGCCATGTACGGCGCATTTGGCAAGTATGTGCTTACCGGTGCAAAAGAGGCCATGGATTTTTCCGTGAAGCGGTATGTCCGGCATATTGGCTGA
- a CDS encoding helix-turn-helix domain-containing protein, which produces MRPAIPQHRINDGVTTTVSVPVKHVLIAAFDDTGKIMPRQYPHRHTYYEVLLLHNSKGIHAIDFNTYPFDGAVVFLLSPEQVHQLDREATTGYSLKFDPSFFSSGNDPDSQLLGHFLFDNMQAYPVIPLEPADLARLEKLMGIARDEYEQANEDTTPILFSYIRVLLMEIMRIRRRQLSEPHLLPGQPQTQLLQFKQLLHRHFRELHEVQDYASQLHVSPRQLNALTQKLTGKTAGAFIKERILLEAKRLLFLNELTVKEVGYQLGFDDPAYFTRFFKKNTGQSPQQFRETSQPA; this is translated from the coding sequence ATGCGACCTGCTATTCCCCAACACCGGATCAACGATGGCGTGACCACGACGGTTTCTGTACCTGTCAAACATGTACTGATCGCTGCTTTTGACGATACCGGCAAAATCATGCCGCGCCAGTACCCTCACCGGCATACCTACTACGAGGTCCTGCTGTTGCATAACAGCAAAGGCATTCACGCTATTGACTTCAATACGTACCCTTTTGATGGGGCGGTGGTATTCCTGTTGTCGCCGGAACAGGTGCATCAGTTGGACAGGGAGGCCACCACCGGCTATTCTTTGAAGTTTGACCCCTCTTTCTTCAGCAGCGGCAACGATCCCGATAGTCAGCTGCTGGGACATTTCCTGTTTGATAATATGCAGGCTTATCCGGTCATACCGCTGGAGCCGGCAGATCTCGCGCGGCTGGAGAAGCTGATGGGCATTGCACGCGACGAGTATGAACAGGCAAACGAAGACACCACGCCTATTCTCTTTTCGTATATCCGTGTACTGCTGATGGAAATCATGCGTATCCGCAGACGGCAGTTGTCAGAGCCGCACCTGTTGCCCGGCCAGCCGCAGACGCAGCTGCTACAGTTCAAACAACTGCTGCACCGGCATTTCCGGGAGCTCCACGAAGTGCAGGACTATGCCTCTCAGCTGCATGTAAGCCCACGGCAGCTGAATGCGCTCACACAAAAGCTGACCGGTAAAACGGCCGGCGCTTTCATTAAAGAGCGTATCCTCCTGGAAGCAAAACGGTTGTTGTTCCTGAATGAGCTGACCGTTAAAGAAGTCGGCTACCAACTTGGATTTGATGATCCTGCTTATTTTACGCGCTTTTTCAAAAAGAACACCGGCCAGTCGCCACAACAGTTCAGGGAAACATCCCAACCGGCATAA
- a CDS encoding DoxX family protein: MKDNKQNAFLVLRIGIGVLFLVFGIQKIMGGPAMWAFLGGTLKMVGISQWPVFWGFMAMLAEVAGGIALITGFFIRPAAVALLFTMAIATLFKISSGAPFSDTAFPLSMMIVFAACIIGGKNI, translated from the coding sequence ATGAAAGACAACAAACAAAACGCATTTCTCGTATTACGTATAGGTATCGGCGTATTATTCCTCGTTTTTGGTATTCAGAAAATCATGGGAGGCCCTGCTATGTGGGCATTTCTGGGAGGAACACTAAAAATGGTTGGTATCAGTCAATGGCCGGTCTTCTGGGGTTTTATGGCGATGCTGGCGGAAGTGGCTGGGGGTATTGCGCTGATCACCGGGTTCTTTATCCGGCCGGCGGCGGTGGCACTTTTGTTCACCATGGCGATAGCTACCCTGTTTAAAATCAGCTCCGGCGCGCCTTTCTCCGACACGGCCTTTCCGCTGTCGATGATGATTGTATTTGCAGCCTGTATTATAGGAGGAAAAAACATTTAA
- a CDS encoding 2-phosphosulfolactate phosphatase, protein MTTTNKPSLEVCLSPALLHLYDVKNSIVVIIDVLRATSTICTALYNGAARVIPVATVEECVNIGRAIDGITAGERDGKVAEGLVHGNSPFEYPREFIENKTLVLTTTNGTKLLHMAKDAIQIVTGSFPNISAVCDYLVSQGQNVILGCAAWKDRVNMEDTLFAGAVVSRIREHFDVNCDSATAAETLYNTTKGDIYTYMKQASHYKRLAKYGLEKDITYCLTPDGANVLPIFRNGELVPF, encoded by the coding sequence ATGACAACAACCAACAAACCCAGCCTGGAAGTATGTTTATCTCCGGCCTTATTACATCTGTATGATGTGAAAAACAGCATCGTGGTCATCATCGATGTGCTGCGTGCCACCTCTACCATCTGCACTGCCCTTTATAACGGCGCAGCAAGAGTAATACCGGTAGCTACTGTGGAAGAATGCGTGAACATCGGCCGCGCTATCGACGGCATCACCGCCGGAGAGCGCGACGGCAAAGTGGCGGAAGGGCTTGTACATGGCAACTCCCCTTTTGAATACCCCCGGGAATTCATCGAAAACAAAACACTGGTGCTGACCACCACCAACGGAACGAAACTGCTGCACATGGCCAAAGATGCCATCCAGATCGTTACCGGCTCGTTTCCCAATATCAGCGCCGTATGTGATTACCTGGTCTCACAGGGACAAAATGTGATCCTGGGCTGCGCTGCCTGGAAAGACCGCGTGAATATGGAAGACACGCTCTTTGCCGGCGCCGTGGTAAGCCGCATCCGTGAACATTTTGATGTGAACTGTGATTCTGCCACTGCCGCTGAAACCCTGTACAATACTACGAAAGGAGACATCTATACTTATATGAAACAGGCTTCCCACTACAAACGCCTGGCGAAATACGGACTGGAAAAAGATATCACCTACTGCCTCACACCTGACGGCGCTAATGTGCTGCCGATATTCAGGAATGGTGAACTGGTGCCATTTTGA
- a CDS encoding SRPBCC family protein — translation MPIIHLTTVIHAPLERVYDLSRSITLHKRSMSHMQEEAVKGRTNGLIRLNETVTWRAKHIGKMRELTTKITAMKEGEHFTDEMTEGDFTHMKHEHHFKEIGNGTVMIDIMEFGTPYGWFGRMFEKFYLQKYMTRLLKLRNDVIKDYAESEKWRVVLD, via the coding sequence ATGCCTATCATTCATTTAACTACCGTTATCCATGCACCACTAGAGCGGGTGTATGACCTTAGCCGGAGTATTACCCTGCATAAACGCAGTATGTCACACATGCAGGAAGAGGCCGTCAAAGGCCGGACCAATGGATTGATCCGGTTGAACGAAACTGTCACCTGGCGCGCCAAACATATCGGCAAAATGCGGGAACTGACCACCAAAATCACTGCCATGAAGGAAGGAGAACATTTTACCGATGAAATGACAGAAGGTGATTTTACCCACATGAAGCATGAGCACCATTTTAAGGAAATCGGTAACGGCACCGTAATGATTGATATCATGGAATTTGGCACTCCTTACGGCTGGTTCGGGCGGATGTTTGAAAAATTCTATCTTCAAAAATATATGACCCGCCTGCTGAAACTAAGGAATGATGTTATTAAGGACTATGCAGAGAGCGAAAAGTGGAGAGTGGTCCTTGATTAA
- the gcvT gene encoding glycine cleavage system aminomethyltransferase GcvT has product MKNTPFTQKHIALGAKMAPFAGYNMPISYTGINDEHQAVRTNAGVFDVSHMGEFILKGEHALDLIQRVTTNDASKLTAGKAQYSSLPNNEGGLVDDLLVYCIEENNVYMLVVNASNIEKDWNWISQFNTKGVEMHDISDKTCLLAIQGPNATSILQPLTDVDIVNLKYYTFAKGVFAGVPNVVISATGYTGAGGIEIYFEDKDGAAEKIWDAIFAAGGPKGLKPIGLGARDTLRLEMGFCLYGNDIDDRTSPMEAGLGWITKFTKDFPSRAIFEKQKAEGVSRKLVGFEMIDKGIARHDYEIKDAAGNVIGRVTSGTQSPSLGKAIGLGYVNTTNAALDSEIFIAVRDKALKAKVVKVPFLG; this is encoded by the coding sequence ATGAAAAACACACCTTTTACACAGAAGCACATTGCATTGGGCGCCAAGATGGCTCCTTTTGCGGGTTACAACATGCCAATCTCCTATACGGGTATCAATGATGAGCACCAGGCGGTACGTACAAATGCCGGTGTGTTTGATGTGAGCCATATGGGTGAGTTTATTTTGAAAGGTGAACATGCGCTGGACCTGATTCAACGTGTTACTACCAACGACGCCTCCAAACTGACTGCCGGCAAAGCCCAGTACAGCTCCCTGCCTAACAACGAAGGCGGCCTGGTAGACGACCTGCTGGTATATTGCATTGAAGAAAACAACGTGTATATGCTGGTAGTAAATGCCAGCAATATCGAAAAAGACTGGAACTGGATCAGCCAGTTTAATACCAAAGGGGTGGAAATGCACGATATTTCCGATAAAACCTGCCTGCTGGCCATCCAGGGCCCTAACGCCACCAGCATCCTGCAGCCTCTGACAGACGTAGACATCGTCAACCTGAAATATTACACTTTCGCCAAAGGCGTTTTTGCCGGCGTTCCCAACGTGGTGATCAGCGCTACCGGCTACACCGGCGCAGGCGGCATCGAAATTTATTTTGAAGACAAAGACGGCGCTGCAGAAAAAATCTGGGACGCTATCTTCGCTGCCGGCGGTCCTAAAGGCCTGAAACCTATCGGCCTGGGCGCCCGCGACACCCTCCGCCTGGAAATGGGCTTCTGCCTGTACGGTAACGATATCGACGACCGTACTTCCCCGATGGAAGCCGGCCTGGGATGGATCACCAAATTCACCAAAGATTTCCCTTCACGCGCTATCTTCGAAAAACAGAAGGCAGAAGGCGTTTCCCGGAAACTGGTAGGCTTTGAAATGATCGACAAAGGCATTGCCCGTCATGACTATGAAATCAAAGACGCAGCCGGTAATGTGATTGGCCGTGTAACCTCCGGTACTCAGTCGCCTTCCCTGGGCAAGGCCATTGGCCTGGGTTATGTGAATACAACCAATGCAGCACTGGATTCAGAGATATTTATCGCCGTAAGGGACAAAGCCCTGAAAGCAAAAGTGGTGAAAGTGCCTTTCCTTGGCTAG
- a CDS encoding M28 family peptidase, with translation MKKITWLLPLVCTTLFVDAQKKNDRKTLSNLQTHVNYLCSDKLEGRRTGAPGEQLAAAYLSSQLEQIGVSPRGDNGFLQTFTIREGREPDNCTLSLNHDKLVSGKQFIALPFSAAKGAKGEVLPAVNEPDNIWLINVTEIEADPHKSKLEQYLQQTQIAAKSGATAVIFYNGKETPAEVNGWHKQPMPPAGIPAVWVSSDISKILGNDDANAFQIDMKIAFKKVKVTGTNVIGYIDNKAAKTVIVGAHYDHLGKDANNNIYHGADDNASGTAALLELARMLKSARIKNHNFLIIAFSGKEEGLAGSSWFTSHSEGIDLQSVNYMINMDIIGDLDASRGVQIGGIHSSAGWPAIIGSVAAKDTRVVYDSSGTGTSDHVSFYKKNIPVLYFYTHAHKDVPETDDNPDKINYDGALTVIKLVYDIIGKTDNMEKLAFNTGTAKK, from the coding sequence GTGAAAAAGATAACCTGGCTGTTACCATTGGTATGTACTACCTTGTTCGTAGATGCACAGAAAAAAAATGACCGAAAAACCCTGTCCAATCTGCAAACGCATGTCAATTATCTCTGCAGCGACAAGCTGGAAGGCCGCCGGACAGGCGCCCCCGGCGAGCAACTGGCCGCTGCCTATCTTTCCTCCCAACTCGAACAAATAGGCGTCAGCCCAAGAGGGGACAACGGTTTCCTGCAAACCTTCACTATCCGCGAAGGCCGGGAGCCGGACAACTGCACCCTGAGCCTCAATCATGATAAACTGGTATCCGGCAAACAATTCATCGCCCTGCCTTTCAGCGCTGCTAAAGGCGCCAAAGGCGAAGTGCTCCCCGCGGTGAACGAACCAGACAATATCTGGCTGATCAACGTCACAGAAATAGAAGCCGATCCGCATAAAAGCAAGCTGGAACAATACCTGCAACAAACACAGATCGCCGCCAAATCCGGCGCCACGGCAGTTATCTTCTACAATGGCAAAGAAACGCCGGCAGAGGTAAACGGCTGGCACAAACAACCCATGCCCCCCGCCGGCATCCCCGCGGTATGGGTGAGCAGCGATATCAGCAAAATACTGGGCAACGATGACGCCAACGCTTTTCAGATCGATATGAAAATCGCTTTCAAAAAAGTGAAAGTGACCGGCACCAATGTGATCGGCTATATCGATAACAAAGCCGCTAAAACCGTGATCGTCGGGGCACATTACGACCATCTCGGCAAAGACGCCAATAACAATATCTATCACGGCGCCGATGACAATGCCAGCGGCACTGCCGCCCTGCTGGAACTGGCCCGCATGCTGAAGTCCGCCCGGATCAAAAACCACAACTTCCTGATCATCGCCTTCTCGGGTAAGGAAGAAGGACTCGCCGGCTCGTCCTGGTTCACGTCCCACAGCGAAGGCATCGACCTCCAGTCAGTGAACTATATGATCAATATGGACATCATTGGCGACCTCGACGCTTCCAGAGGCGTGCAAATCGGAGGCATCCACTCTTCCGCAGGATGGCCCGCCATCATTGGCAGCGTGGCCGCCAAAGACACCCGGGTGGTTTACGACTCGTCCGGCACCGGCACCTCTGACCATGTGTCGTTCTATAAAAAAAATATTCCGGTATTGTACTTCTACACCCACGCCCATAAAGATGTTCCGGAAACAGACGACAACCCGGACAAAATCAACTATGACGGCGCCCTCACCGTGATCAAACTGGTGTATGATATCATCGGAAAAACAGACAATATGGAAAAACTGGCGTTCAACACCGGTACCGCCAAAAAATAA
- a CDS encoding nuclear transport factor 2 family protein — MDEKLALVYRYFQLLEKFSADPAEFADIFHPGVIQTEYPNQLSAEVKQRNFELMLDSMATNKLILKSQHYSVLKAVQHGNTLVVEATWTGEIGVDAGKYRRGQVMKAFICTVIEFREGKIYRQRNYGCYEH; from the coding sequence ATGGACGAAAAACTGGCCCTCGTATACCGGTATTTCCAGCTGCTTGAAAAATTTTCAGCAGATCCGGCCGAGTTTGCCGATATTTTTCATCCGGGCGTTATTCAGACAGAATATCCAAACCAGCTGTCAGCCGAAGTCAAACAAAGAAATTTTGAATTGATGCTGGACAGTATGGCCACCAATAAACTGATCCTGAAATCCCAGCATTACAGCGTGCTGAAAGCCGTTCAGCATGGCAATACCCTGGTGGTGGAAGCCACATGGACCGGAGAAATAGGCGTGGACGCCGGCAAATACAGAAGGGGACAGGTGATGAAAGCATTCATCTGCACTGTCATCGAATTCCGCGAAGGGAAAATATACCGGCAGCGTAATTACGGCTGCTACGAACATTAA
- a CDS encoding NUDIX hydrolase produces MPVKQNIRLTVDAVVFGYIPREGIVVLLIKRTIDPYLHSWALPGGFVLDDESLETAVTRELLTEAGVNINYLEQLYSFGLPGRDPRGRVVSVAYFGLVNPTNFKLAASSDAEDASWFNIKDLPSLAFDHATIIDVAVQRLRNKIRYEPIGFELLDKKFPIADLEKLYETLLDRPIDRRNFQKKINHLGILIAHNEKQKQVSQGRPAKLFSFNEEQYFKLKKEGMAFEI; encoded by the coding sequence TTGCCAGTAAAACAGAACATCAGGTTAACCGTAGACGCGGTCGTATTCGGATATATCCCCAGGGAAGGCATCGTTGTGCTGTTGATCAAACGCACCATAGACCCTTATCTGCACAGCTGGGCGTTGCCCGGCGGCTTCGTGCTGGACGATGAATCCCTGGAAACGGCCGTCACCCGCGAACTGCTGACAGAAGCCGGCGTTAATATCAACTACCTCGAGCAACTGTACTCCTTCGGCCTGCCGGGCCGCGATCCCAGAGGGAGAGTGGTGTCTGTTGCCTACTTCGGCCTGGTAAATCCCACCAATTTCAAACTGGCGGCCAGCTCCGACGCTGAAGATGCCTCCTGGTTCAATATCAAGGACCTGCCGTCACTGGCCTTCGACCACGCCACTATTATAGACGTGGCCGTACAAAGACTCCGTAATAAAATCCGCTACGAACCTATCGGCTTTGAACTGCTGGACAAGAAATTCCCGATCGCCGACCTGGAAAAACTATACGAAACACTGCTGGACCGGCCCATCGACCGCCGGAACTTCCAGAAAAAAATAAATCATCTCGGTATCCTGATCGCTCACAACGAAAAACAAAAGCAGGTATCACAGGGACGCCCGGCCAAACTTTTCAGCTTCAATGAAGAACAGTATTTCAAGCTGAAAAAAGAAGGAATGGCCTTCGAGATTTAG
- a CDS encoding NUDIX domain-containing protein produces MQTTKPTGVIIARFQTPSLHEGHLELIRQVKMKHNRVLIILGVSPVKGSRKNPLDYYTRERMIKQQFPEIIILPLSDQKYDAVWSKKLDELLHNNFPHETFVLYGSRDSFMGTYSGRYPTEALPPVKDYNATAMREALSDKVFDTEEFRAGIIYNTYNLFPSVYATVDIALFKNNKQQLLVGRKPNESTWRLPGGFSDPTDESFETAAARELREECGSIETSAMEYVASVKIDDWRYRSETNKIITTLFATDLLYGEPAAGDDLADVKWITVTDIPELIRKQELADTHLPLFQRLADKYAK; encoded by the coding sequence ATGCAAACAACAAAGCCCACAGGAGTTATTATAGCCCGGTTTCAAACGCCTTCCCTTCACGAAGGACACCTCGAACTGATCCGGCAGGTGAAAATGAAACACAACCGTGTACTGATCATCCTCGGCGTAAGCCCGGTAAAAGGCAGCCGGAAAAACCCGCTCGACTACTACACCCGCGAGCGCATGATCAAACAACAGTTCCCCGAAATCATTATTCTCCCCCTGAGCGATCAGAAATACGATGCCGTATGGTCCAAAAAACTGGATGAATTGCTGCACAACAATTTCCCGCACGAGACCTTTGTGCTCTACGGCAGCCGCGACAGCTTTATGGGCACCTATTCCGGCCGCTACCCCACAGAGGCATTACCACCGGTGAAAGACTACAACGCTACCGCCATGCGGGAAGCCTTGTCCGACAAAGTGTTTGACACCGAAGAGTTCCGTGCCGGCATCATCTACAATACCTATAACCTGTTCCCATCAGTATATGCCACTGTAGACATCGCCCTCTTCAAAAACAATAAACAACAGCTGCTTGTAGGCCGCAAGCCCAACGAAAGCACCTGGCGCCTGCCCGGCGGATTCTCCGACCCTACAGATGAAAGCTTTGAAACAGCTGCTGCAAGGGAGCTCCGGGAAGAATGCGGCAGCATCGAGACCAGCGCCATGGAGTATGTGGCATCCGTGAAAATAGATGACTGGCGCTACCGCTCCGAAACAAATAAAATCATCACCACCCTGTTCGCCACAGACCTGCTTTATGGCGAGCCCGCAGCAGGCGACGATCTGGCTGATGTAAAGTGGATAACGGTAACGGATATACCGGAACTGATCCGAAAACAGGAACTCGCCGACACACACCTTCCCTTATTTCAACGACTGGCTGATAAATACGCTAAATAA
- a CDS encoding nicotinate phosphoribosyltransferase, with protein MTKENLILLADAYKYSHHKLYIPGTQHIYSYLESRGGKFDETVFYGLQYFLKEYLQGTVFTKEKLDEAEVTLKEVFGRNDVFDRSRFEYIIDKHGGKLPVRIKAVPEGTVVPVRNVLMTIENTDPECYWLTNFLETLLMQVWYPCTVASLSREIKKVVKRYYDDTASATAFGGIDFVLNDFGFRGASSVESAGIGGSAHLVSFSGSDTIAGSIFAKRHYDAPAAPGLSIPATEHSIVTMLGEPGELEIFKHVLNTFPTGTIACVSDSYNIFRACEEYWGTELKEQILSRDGTLVIRPDSGDPIQTLLRVFDILMNKFGFTVNEKGYKVLPPQVRVIQGDGISYSSIPGIFEALKKAGISAENLVLGMGGALLQRVNRDTQEFALKCAYAEVNGKGINVQKMPVEMDANGQLQTSFKKSKAGKLKLVKENGAFKTIGLDEAPQLDDLLETVFENGEVTKAWSFEAVRQAAAL; from the coding sequence ATGACAAAGGAAAATCTCATCCTCCTGGCTGATGCTTACAAATATTCCCACCATAAATTATACATCCCCGGAACACAACATATCTACTCTTACCTCGAAAGCCGCGGTGGCAAATTCGATGAAACAGTATTCTACGGGTTACAATATTTCCTGAAGGAATACCTCCAGGGCACCGTCTTCACCAAAGAAAAGCTGGACGAAGCTGAAGTAACCCTGAAAGAAGTATTTGGCCGTAACGATGTGTTTGACCGCAGCCGCTTTGAATATATCATTGACAAACACGGTGGCAAACTGCCGGTCCGCATCAAAGCAGTACCGGAAGGAACAGTGGTGCCCGTGCGAAATGTGCTCATGACCATCGAAAACACCGATCCCGAATGTTACTGGCTCACCAACTTCCTGGAAACCCTGCTGATGCAGGTTTGGTACCCCTGCACAGTGGCCTCCCTTTCCAGGGAAATCAAAAAAGTCGTTAAACGTTATTACGATGATACCGCCAGCGCGACAGCTTTCGGAGGCATCGACTTTGTCCTGAACGACTTTGGTTTCCGGGGCGCCAGTTCTGTGGAAAGTGCAGGCATCGGTGGCAGCGCCCACCTGGTAAGCTTCTCCGGCAGCGACACCATCGCGGGCTCTATCTTCGCGAAACGTCACTACGACGCACCTGCCGCCCCCGGCCTGTCTATCCCCGCTACAGAGCACTCCATTGTTACCATGCTGGGAGAACCCGGAGAGCTGGAAATCTTCAAACATGTACTCAACACATTCCCTACCGGCACCATCGCCTGTGTGTCTGACTCCTACAATATCTTCCGTGCCTGCGAAGAATACTGGGGCACCGAACTGAAAGAACAAATCCTGAGCCGTGATGGCACCCTCGTTATTCGCCCCGACAGTGGCGATCCGATACAAACCCTGTTGCGGGTGTTCGATATCCTCATGAATAAATTCGGCTTCACCGTCAATGAAAAAGGATATAAGGTATTACCACCACAGGTACGCGTGATCCAGGGCGACGGCATCAGCTACTCTTCTATCCCCGGTATCTTCGAAGCATTGAAAAAGGCCGGTATCAGCGCCGAAAATCTGGTACTCGGCATGGGTGGCGCACTGCTCCAGCGCGTTAACCGCGACACCCAGGAGTTTGCCCTGAAATGCGCCTATGCAGAAGTAAACGGCAAAGGCATCAACGTACAGAAAATGCCGGTGGAAATGGACGCCAACGGCCAGTTACAAACCTCCTTCAAGAAATCCAAAGCCGGCAAACTGAAACTGGTAAAAGAAAACGGCGCCTTCAAAACCATCGGCCTCGATGAAGCGCCTCAGCTGGACGACCTCCTCGAAACTGTTTTCGAAAACGGCGAAGTCACCAAAGCATGGTCTTTCGAAGCCGTCCGCCAGGCAGCCGCTTTGTAA